One Rhipicephalus microplus isolate Deutch F79 chromosome 4, USDA_Rmic, whole genome shotgun sequence genomic window carries:
- the LOC119171870 gene encoding inactive peptidyl-prolyl cis-trans isomerase FKBP6 isoform X2, producing the protein MKKVLCMYTSYPTPRERTYLQFGKLIRTRIGPRVLVILTGKGPLVPENCVVILHYNAYISGNESEPFDSTWLRNQPQRCSLDELTIPGLAMAVRSMRRGEECRVVVSPKYGFGDMGCQPRIPPRATLVYELTLLNFIEVEYDGDMDYLEHEDYRQLSFDIVYEMCRRKHRNGNRFYEAADYATAARCYAEAAKALEWTQTTMTCKDELLAKLYANQAQCALRMRNAKLAVACARRALQRNPNYAKALYRCAVGLRILGEFEEAAELQRRAYALAPDSSAIGRELCVLNKSLFNRNQEISKLCRASEERQVSRMRQRLAIERSLEPVPRILIRKAIEALAVAPSGTELPFVEGFSPEELEYVEILCRQFGLPCYEFEDGLKAFAP; encoded by the exons ATGAAGAAGGTTCTTTGTATGTACACAAGCTATCCTACTCCTCGGGAGCGCACATACCTTCAATTTGGCAAACTCATCCGTACTCGGATCGGGCCACGAGTCTTG GTGATTCTTACAGGCAAAGGCCCATTGGTACCCGAAAACTGTGTTGTCATTCTACACTACAATGCTTACATCAGTGGAAATGAAAGTGAGCCATTCGACTCAACCTGGTTGCGGAACCAACCACAGCGGTGCAG TCTTGACGAGCTGACGATTCCCGGTCTGGCAATGGCAGTACGGAGCATGCGTCGAGGGGAAGAATGTCGTGTGGTAGTGTCGCCCAAATACGGGTTCGGGGACATGGGTTGCCAGCCTCGCATCCCACCACGTGCCACTCTGGTCTACGAGTTAACACTGCTTAATTTCATTGAGGTTGAGTATGATGGTGACATGGACTATTTGGAGCATGAAGACTACAGGCAGCTTTCCTTTGATATTGTGTATGAG ATGTGCCGCCGCAAGCACCGAAACGGGAACCGCTTCTACGAGGCTGCTGACTATGCAACTGCAGCTCGCTGCTATGCAGAGGCCGCTAAAGCTCTGGAGTGGACGCAGACGACTATGACCTGCAAGGATGAGCTGCTGGCCAAGCTGTATGCCAACCAGGCACAGTGCGCCCTGCGCATGCGCaacgcaaaactg GCAGTGGCCTGTGCACGCAGAGCCCTGCAGCGGAACCCCAACTATGCCAAGGCACTTTACCGGTGTGCAGTGGGGCTGCGCATACTCGGCGAGTTCGAGGAGGCAGCCGAGCTGCAGCGGCGAGCCTACGCGCTGGCCCCCGACTCGTCGGCCATTGGCCGTGAGCTCTGTGTTCTCAACAAAAGCCTCTTCAACCGAAACCAGGAGATCAGTAAGCTCTGTCG TGCCAGCGAGGAGCGCCAGGTGAGCAGGATGCGTCAGCGCTTGGCCATCGAGCGGTCTCTGGAGCCAGTTCCTCGTATCCTGATCCGCAAGGCGATCGAGGCACTGGCTGTTGCACCGTCGGGCACTGAGTTGCCGTTTGTTGAAGGCTTCAGCCCGGAGGAGCTGGAATACGTGGAGATACTGTGTCGCCAGTTTGGTCTCCCGTGTTATGAATTCGAAGATGGACTCAAGGCATTTGCACCTTGA
- the LOC119171870 gene encoding inactive peptidyl-prolyl cis-trans isomerase FKBP6 isoform X3 — protein MEPLIDDGGVQKKVILTGKGPLVPENCVVILHYNAYISGNESEPFDSTWLRNQPQRCSLDELTIPGLAMAVRSMRRGEECRVVVSPKYGFGDMGCQPRIPPRATLVYELTLLNFIEVEYDGDMDYLEHEDYRQLSFDIVYEMCRRKHRNGNRFYEAADYATAARCYAEAAKALEWTQTTMTCKDELLAKLYANQAQCALRMRNAKLAVACARRALQRNPNYAKALYRCAVGLRILGEFEEAAELQRRAYALAPDSSAIGRELCVLNKSLFNRNQEISKLCRNMMRALGTDGSASEERQVSRMRQRLAIERSLEPVPRILIRKAIEALAVAPSGTELPFVEGFSPEELEYVEILCRQFGLPCYEFEDGLKAFAP, from the exons ATGGAGCCTTTGATCGACGACGGCGGCGTGCAGAAAAAG GTGATTCTTACAGGCAAAGGCCCATTGGTACCCGAAAACTGTGTTGTCATTCTACACTACAATGCTTACATCAGTGGAAATGAAAGTGAGCCATTCGACTCAACCTGGTTGCGGAACCAACCACAGCGGTGCAG TCTTGACGAGCTGACGATTCCCGGTCTGGCAATGGCAGTACGGAGCATGCGTCGAGGGGAAGAATGTCGTGTGGTAGTGTCGCCCAAATACGGGTTCGGGGACATGGGTTGCCAGCCTCGCATCCCACCACGTGCCACTCTGGTCTACGAGTTAACACTGCTTAATTTCATTGAGGTTGAGTATGATGGTGACATGGACTATTTGGAGCATGAAGACTACAGGCAGCTTTCCTTTGATATTGTGTATGAG ATGTGCCGCCGCAAGCACCGAAACGGGAACCGCTTCTACGAGGCTGCTGACTATGCAACTGCAGCTCGCTGCTATGCAGAGGCCGCTAAAGCTCTGGAGTGGACGCAGACGACTATGACCTGCAAGGATGAGCTGCTGGCCAAGCTGTATGCCAACCAGGCACAGTGCGCCCTGCGCATGCGCaacgcaaaactg GCAGTGGCCTGTGCACGCAGAGCCCTGCAGCGGAACCCCAACTATGCCAAGGCACTTTACCGGTGTGCAGTGGGGCTGCGCATACTCGGCGAGTTCGAGGAGGCAGCCGAGCTGCAGCGGCGAGCCTACGCGCTGGCCCCCGACTCGTCGGCCATTGGCCGTGAGCTCTGTGTTCTCAACAAAAGCCTCTTCAACCGAAACCAGGAGATCAGTAAGCTCTGTCG CAACATGATGCGTGCACTGGGGACCGATGGCAGTGCCAGCGAGGAGCGCCAGGTGAGCAGGATGCGTCAGCGCTTGGCCATCGAGCGGTCTCTGGAGCCAGTTCCTCGTATCCTGATCCGCAAGGCGATCGAGGCACTGGCTGTTGCACCGTCGGGCACTGAGTTGCCGTTTGTTGAAGGCTTCAGCCCGGAGGAGCTGGAATACGTGGAGATACTGTGTCGCCAGTTTGGTCTCCCGTGTTATGAATTCGAAGATGGACTCAAGGCATTTGCACCTTGA
- the LOC119171870 gene encoding inactive peptidyl-prolyl cis-trans isomerase FKBP6 isoform X5, whose product MKKVLCMYTSYPTPRERTYLQFGKLIRTRIGPRVLVILTGKGPLVPENCVVILHYNAYISGNESEPFDSTWLRNQPQRCSLDELTIPGLAMAVRSMRRGEECRVVVSPKYGFGDMGCQPRIPPRATLVYELTLLNFIEVEYDGDMDYLEHEDYRQLSFDIVYEMCRRKHRNGNRFYEAADYATAARCYAEAAKALEWTQTTMTCKDELLAKLYANQAQCALRMRNAKLAVACARRALQRNPNYAKALYRCAVGLRILGEFEEAAELQRRAYALAPDSSAIGRELCVLNKSLFNRNQEISKLCRYRAAVVRRQLLSS is encoded by the exons ATGAAGAAGGTTCTTTGTATGTACACAAGCTATCCTACTCCTCGGGAGCGCACATACCTTCAATTTGGCAAACTCATCCGTACTCGGATCGGGCCACGAGTCTTG GTGATTCTTACAGGCAAAGGCCCATTGGTACCCGAAAACTGTGTTGTCATTCTACACTACAATGCTTACATCAGTGGAAATGAAAGTGAGCCATTCGACTCAACCTGGTTGCGGAACCAACCACAGCGGTGCAG TCTTGACGAGCTGACGATTCCCGGTCTGGCAATGGCAGTACGGAGCATGCGTCGAGGGGAAGAATGTCGTGTGGTAGTGTCGCCCAAATACGGGTTCGGGGACATGGGTTGCCAGCCTCGCATCCCACCACGTGCCACTCTGGTCTACGAGTTAACACTGCTTAATTTCATTGAGGTTGAGTATGATGGTGACATGGACTATTTGGAGCATGAAGACTACAGGCAGCTTTCCTTTGATATTGTGTATGAG ATGTGCCGCCGCAAGCACCGAAACGGGAACCGCTTCTACGAGGCTGCTGACTATGCAACTGCAGCTCGCTGCTATGCAGAGGCCGCTAAAGCTCTGGAGTGGACGCAGACGACTATGACCTGCAAGGATGAGCTGCTGGCCAAGCTGTATGCCAACCAGGCACAGTGCGCCCTGCGCATGCGCaacgcaaaactg GCAGTGGCCTGTGCACGCAGAGCCCTGCAGCGGAACCCCAACTATGCCAAGGCACTTTACCGGTGTGCAGTGGGGCTGCGCATACTCGGCGAGTTCGAGGAGGCAGCCGAGCTGCAGCGGCGAGCCTACGCGCTGGCCCCCGACTCGTCGGCCATTGGCCGTGAGCTCTGTGTTCTCAACAAAAGCCTCTTCAACCGAAACCAGGAGATCAGTAAGCTCTGTCG ATACCGGGCGGCCGTCGTACGGCGCCAGCTGCTCTCCTCCTGA
- the LOC119171870 gene encoding inactive peptidyl-prolyl cis-trans isomerase FKBP6 isoform X1, protein MKKVLCMYTSYPTPRERTYLQFGKLIRTRIGPRVLVILTGKGPLVPENCVVILHYNAYISGNESEPFDSTWLRNQPQRCSLDELTIPGLAMAVRSMRRGEECRVVVSPKYGFGDMGCQPRIPPRATLVYELTLLNFIEVEYDGDMDYLEHEDYRQLSFDIVYEMCRRKHRNGNRFYEAADYATAARCYAEAAKALEWTQTTMTCKDELLAKLYANQAQCALRMRNAKLAVACARRALQRNPNYAKALYRCAVGLRILGEFEEAAELQRRAYALAPDSSAIGRELCVLNKSLFNRNQEISKLCRNMMRALGTDGSASEERQVSRMRQRLAIERSLEPVPRILIRKAIEALAVAPSGTELPFVEGFSPEELEYVEILCRQFGLPCYEFEDGLKAFAP, encoded by the exons ATGAAGAAGGTTCTTTGTATGTACACAAGCTATCCTACTCCTCGGGAGCGCACATACCTTCAATTTGGCAAACTCATCCGTACTCGGATCGGGCCACGAGTCTTG GTGATTCTTACAGGCAAAGGCCCATTGGTACCCGAAAACTGTGTTGTCATTCTACACTACAATGCTTACATCAGTGGAAATGAAAGTGAGCCATTCGACTCAACCTGGTTGCGGAACCAACCACAGCGGTGCAG TCTTGACGAGCTGACGATTCCCGGTCTGGCAATGGCAGTACGGAGCATGCGTCGAGGGGAAGAATGTCGTGTGGTAGTGTCGCCCAAATACGGGTTCGGGGACATGGGTTGCCAGCCTCGCATCCCACCACGTGCCACTCTGGTCTACGAGTTAACACTGCTTAATTTCATTGAGGTTGAGTATGATGGTGACATGGACTATTTGGAGCATGAAGACTACAGGCAGCTTTCCTTTGATATTGTGTATGAG ATGTGCCGCCGCAAGCACCGAAACGGGAACCGCTTCTACGAGGCTGCTGACTATGCAACTGCAGCTCGCTGCTATGCAGAGGCCGCTAAAGCTCTGGAGTGGACGCAGACGACTATGACCTGCAAGGATGAGCTGCTGGCCAAGCTGTATGCCAACCAGGCACAGTGCGCCCTGCGCATGCGCaacgcaaaactg GCAGTGGCCTGTGCACGCAGAGCCCTGCAGCGGAACCCCAACTATGCCAAGGCACTTTACCGGTGTGCAGTGGGGCTGCGCATACTCGGCGAGTTCGAGGAGGCAGCCGAGCTGCAGCGGCGAGCCTACGCGCTGGCCCCCGACTCGTCGGCCATTGGCCGTGAGCTCTGTGTTCTCAACAAAAGCCTCTTCAACCGAAACCAGGAGATCAGTAAGCTCTGTCG CAACATGATGCGTGCACTGGGGACCGATGGCAGTGCCAGCGAGGAGCGCCAGGTGAGCAGGATGCGTCAGCGCTTGGCCATCGAGCGGTCTCTGGAGCCAGTTCCTCGTATCCTGATCCGCAAGGCGATCGAGGCACTGGCTGTTGCACCGTCGGGCACTGAGTTGCCGTTTGTTGAAGGCTTCAGCCCGGAGGAGCTGGAATACGTGGAGATACTGTGTCGCCAGTTTGGTCTCCCGTGTTATGAATTCGAAGATGGACTCAAGGCATTTGCACCTTGA
- the LOC119171870 gene encoding inactive peptidyl-prolyl cis-trans isomerase FKBP6 isoform X4, with protein sequence MKKVLCMYTSYPTPRERTYLQFGKLIRTRIGPRVLVILTGKGPLVPENCVVILHYNAYISGNESEPFDSTWLRNQPQRCSLDELTIPGLAMAVRSMRRGEECRVVVSPKYGFGDMGCQPRIPPRATLVYELTLLNFIEVEYDGDMDYLEHEDYRQLSFDIVYEMCRRKHRNGNRFYEAADYATAARCYAEAAKALEWTQTTMTCKDELLAKLYANQAQCALRMRNAKLAVACARRALQRNPNYAKALYRCAVGLRILGEFEEAAELQRRAYALAPDSSAIGRELCVLNKSLFNRNQEISKLCRILYRYRAAVVRRQLLSS encoded by the exons ATGAAGAAGGTTCTTTGTATGTACACAAGCTATCCTACTCCTCGGGAGCGCACATACCTTCAATTTGGCAAACTCATCCGTACTCGGATCGGGCCACGAGTCTTG GTGATTCTTACAGGCAAAGGCCCATTGGTACCCGAAAACTGTGTTGTCATTCTACACTACAATGCTTACATCAGTGGAAATGAAAGTGAGCCATTCGACTCAACCTGGTTGCGGAACCAACCACAGCGGTGCAG TCTTGACGAGCTGACGATTCCCGGTCTGGCAATGGCAGTACGGAGCATGCGTCGAGGGGAAGAATGTCGTGTGGTAGTGTCGCCCAAATACGGGTTCGGGGACATGGGTTGCCAGCCTCGCATCCCACCACGTGCCACTCTGGTCTACGAGTTAACACTGCTTAATTTCATTGAGGTTGAGTATGATGGTGACATGGACTATTTGGAGCATGAAGACTACAGGCAGCTTTCCTTTGATATTGTGTATGAG ATGTGCCGCCGCAAGCACCGAAACGGGAACCGCTTCTACGAGGCTGCTGACTATGCAACTGCAGCTCGCTGCTATGCAGAGGCCGCTAAAGCTCTGGAGTGGACGCAGACGACTATGACCTGCAAGGATGAGCTGCTGGCCAAGCTGTATGCCAACCAGGCACAGTGCGCCCTGCGCATGCGCaacgcaaaactg GCAGTGGCCTGTGCACGCAGAGCCCTGCAGCGGAACCCCAACTATGCCAAGGCACTTTACCGGTGTGCAGTGGGGCTGCGCATACTCGGCGAGTTCGAGGAGGCAGCCGAGCTGCAGCGGCGAGCCTACGCGCTGGCCCCCGACTCGTCGGCCATTGGCCGTGAGCTCTGTGTTCTCAACAAAAGCCTCTTCAACCGAAACCAGGAGATCAGTAAGCTCTGTCG CATTCTCTATAGATACCGGGCGGCCGTCGTACGGCGCCAGCTGCTCTCCTCCTGA